The Manihot esculenta cultivar AM560-2 chromosome 11, M.esculenta_v8, whole genome shotgun sequence genome includes a region encoding these proteins:
- the LOC110625520 gene encoding protein CASPARIAN STRIP INTEGRITY FACTOR 1: MGAFMFLNKFTLLFLIASTALSSPSFAGRRSKFLDKLANQVDASNYEELSSKTSDQDEASIIHERVLRANTKDYGNYDPAPALVKPPFKLIPN; this comes from the exons ATGGGTGCTTTCATGTTTCTGAACAAGTTCACTCTTCTCTTCCTCATTGCTTCAACTGCATTGTCATCACCATCATTTGCAG GTCGACGATCCAAGTTCTTGGACAAGCTGGCCAACCAAGTGGATGCTAGTAATTATGAG GAATTATCAAGCAAAACATCAGACCAGGATGAAGCAAGTATAATCCATGAAAGAGTTCTGAGAGCTAACACCAAAGACTATGGAAACTATGATCCTGCACCAGCTCTCGTTAAGCCTCCTTTCAAGCTTATTCCAAACTGA